A genomic window from Nocardioides rotundus includes:
- a CDS encoding MarR family winged helix-turn-helix transcriptional regulator: MSDRDPIREARQQWVDHGWGEAADGMAMVTSLVRAHQLLMERVEGALRPHGLTFARYEVLRLLSFTRSGRMPMTRLGSLLQVHPTSVTSAVERLVKQGYVERLRRDDDRRVILAAITREGRDVVEAATASLNAQVFTAPGVSRDDVLGLTELLGRLRSASGDTVITTP, from the coding sequence ATGAGCGACCGCGACCCGATCCGGGAGGCCCGGCAGCAGTGGGTCGACCACGGGTGGGGCGAGGCCGCCGACGGGATGGCCATGGTGACCTCGCTGGTCCGGGCCCACCAGCTGCTGATGGAGCGGGTCGAGGGTGCCCTGCGCCCGCACGGCCTCACCTTCGCCCGCTACGAGGTGCTGCGCCTGCTGTCCTTCACCCGCTCCGGGCGGATGCCCATGACCCGGCTCGGCTCCCTGCTCCAAGTGCACCCCACCAGCGTCACCAGCGCCGTGGAGCGCCTGGTCAAGCAGGGGTACGTCGAGCGGTTGCGCCGCGACGACGACCGCCGGGTGATCCTCGCGGCCATCACCCGCGAGGGCCGCGACGTGGTCGAGGCGGCCACCGCGTCGCTGAACGCGCAGGTCTTCACCGCGCCCGGCGTCTCCCGGGACGACGTACTCGGTCTCACCGAGCTCCTCGGCCGCCTCCGCTCCGCCTCCGGCGACACCGTCATCACCACCCCCTGA
- a CDS encoding calcium-binding protein, with amino-acid sequence MRTRTTAALAVLALAPVGLTVLTTTTASAATPTCYGQPATIVGTTGHDRLPGTSGPDVIAGLGGNDRIEGLAGDDLLCGGDGADVLYGGAGDDRIAGGRARLRYPGRSFAYFVANRLRGGPGADLLDPGLDTRSVNRLSIPTVGVLDYSRSSTGVGLDIAAGTTDVGDRVVPRPSVRVLGSDFDDTLRGSSSWERLDGGLGDDVLVGRGGRDLLKLDPWNDPPADRDEGHGGPGPDEIESNAGPDLLSGGAGRDLVGVMEGNISPVIVRGGSGMDRIGIQLPEEAGPTEVSCGGDAGDVLSVAGRAPNTDAAPWLVDLDVSKGRIALGPLVSGPLSGCQTFYLTVRNARLRFVGSDAAEDVRADTPESSLRAWTRGGPDRVFSPSDDAFADTGAGDDWVHLTDAARCLNWETGSCGGVDKP; translated from the coding sequence ATGCGTACCCGGACCACCGCCGCACTCGCCGTACTCGCGCTCGCGCCGGTCGGCCTCACCGTGCTCACCACCACGACCGCCTCGGCGGCCACGCCCACCTGCTACGGCCAGCCCGCGACGATCGTCGGGACGACCGGCCACGACCGCCTCCCGGGCACGTCGGGCCCGGACGTGATCGCCGGGCTGGGCGGCAACGACCGGATCGAGGGTCTCGCGGGGGACGACCTGCTCTGCGGCGGCGACGGTGCCGACGTGCTGTACGGCGGCGCCGGGGACGACCGGATCGCCGGCGGCCGGGCGCGGTTGCGCTACCCCGGGAGGTCCTTCGCCTACTTCGTCGCCAACCGGCTGCGCGGCGGCCCCGGCGCGGACCTGTTGGACCCGGGGCTGGACACCCGCAGCGTGAACCGGCTGTCGATCCCGACCGTCGGGGTGCTGGACTACTCGCGGTCGTCCACCGGGGTGGGGCTCGACATCGCGGCGGGGACGACCGATGTCGGCGATCGCGTGGTGCCCCGGCCCTCTGTCCGGGTCCTCGGCTCCGACTTCGACGACACCCTGCGCGGCAGCTCCTCCTGGGAGCGGCTCGACGGCGGTCTGGGCGACGACGTACTCGTCGGGCGTGGCGGCCGCGACCTGCTGAAGCTCGACCCGTGGAACGATCCGCCGGCCGACCGGGACGAGGGCCACGGCGGACCGGGACCCGACGAGATCGAGAGCAACGCGGGGCCCGACCTGCTCTCCGGCGGCGCCGGGCGCGACCTGGTGGGCGTGATGGAGGGGAACATCTCCCCTGTCATCGTCCGCGGTGGCTCGGGGATGGACCGGATCGGGATCCAGCTACCCGAGGAGGCCGGCCCGACCGAGGTCAGCTGCGGTGGCGACGCGGGCGACGTGCTCAGCGTGGCCGGCAGGGCCCCGAACACGGACGCCGCGCCCTGGCTGGTCGACCTCGACGTGTCGAAGGGGCGGATCGCGCTCGGGCCGCTCGTCTCCGGGCCGCTCAGCGGCTGTCAGACGTTCTATCTCACGGTCAGGAACGCGCGGCTGCGGTTCGTGGGCTCCGACGCGGCCGAGGACGTGCGGGCCGACACTCCCGAGAGCTCGCTGCGGGCCTGGACCCGCGGCGGCCCGGACCGGGTGTTCTCCCCGAGCGACGACGCCTTCGCCGACACCGGCGCCGGCGACGACTGGGTCCACCTCACCGACGCCGCGAGGTGCCTGAACTGGGAGACCGGCAGCTGCGGAGGGGTCGACAAGCCGTGA
- a CDS encoding calcium-binding protein, giving the protein MRTTTIAALSVLALAPVSLTVLTTTTAAAAAPTCYGQPATIVGTDGPDRLVGTPRADVIVGLAGNDRIEGMDGNDRLCGNDGGDVVYGGAGDDRMGGGRAAMSSNDPPQVMTPNRLRGGPGDDIMDPGLDVRANEESGGHETVAIVDYSSSSHAVKVDLATGVVDNGDRIVARPYLRLLGTDSDDTLLGSSHPEGLEGGRGNDLLAGRAGNDDLQAEESQQTATDNDRLYGGGGNDLLVSQRPKDVVVGGDGDDTLGTSAPGRVDGGPGGDVMSMELPNSAAVGDVLCGAGGDDIELFAFAPDVSPRWLLGVDAPAERLTYGPRVSGRISDCEHYSLVGVDARYRFEGTGVAETIYANDRYEGWPGGPLVASLRGGDDVVFGSRAGNDRIDLGAGNDRVNSRRSSVCFNWERGYCGGESRP; this is encoded by the coding sequence ATGCGCACCACCACCATCGCGGCACTCTCGGTGCTCGCACTCGCGCCCGTCAGCCTCACCGTGCTGACCACCACGACCGCCGCGGCGGCCGCACCCACCTGCTACGGCCAGCCGGCCACGATCGTCGGCACGGACGGACCGGACCGCCTCGTCGGCACTCCGCGTGCCGACGTCATCGTGGGTCTCGCCGGGAACGACCGGATCGAGGGCATGGACGGCAACGACCGGCTGTGCGGCAACGACGGCGGCGACGTCGTGTACGGCGGCGCCGGTGACGACCGGATGGGCGGCGGACGCGCCGCCATGAGCTCCAACGACCCGCCCCAGGTGATGACCCCGAACCGCCTCCGCGGCGGCCCGGGCGACGACATCATGGACCCGGGACTCGACGTACGCGCCAATGAGGAGAGCGGTGGGCACGAGACGGTCGCGATCGTCGACTACTCCTCCTCGTCGCACGCCGTCAAGGTCGACCTGGCCACCGGTGTCGTCGACAACGGGGACCGGATCGTGGCACGCCCCTACCTCCGGCTGCTCGGCACGGACAGCGACGACACCCTGTTGGGCAGTTCCCACCCGGAGGGCCTGGAGGGCGGCCGGGGGAACGACCTGCTGGCCGGGCGGGCCGGGAACGACGACCTGCAGGCCGAGGAGTCCCAGCAGACGGCGACCGACAACGACCGGCTCTATGGAGGCGGCGGGAACGACCTCCTGGTGTCGCAGCGACCGAAGGACGTGGTGGTCGGCGGCGACGGCGACGACACCCTGGGCACCAGCGCCCCGGGCCGGGTCGACGGCGGGCCCGGTGGCGACGTGATGTCGATGGAGTTGCCCAACTCTGCCGCCGTCGGGGACGTCCTGTGCGGTGCCGGTGGCGACGACATCGAGCTCTTCGCCTTCGCGCCGGACGTCTCACCGCGGTGGCTGCTCGGCGTGGACGCCCCGGCCGAGAGGCTGACCTACGGCCCGCGGGTCTCGGGACGCATCTCCGACTGCGAGCACTACAGCCTGGTCGGGGTCGACGCGCGCTACCGGTTCGAGGGCACCGGGGTGGCCGAGACCATCTACGCCAACGACCGCTACGAGGGCTGGCCCGGAGGTCCGCTGGTGGCCAGCCTGCGGGGCGGGGACGACGTCGTCTTCGGCTCCCGGGCCGGCAACGACAGGATCGACCTCGGCGCCGGCAACGACCGGGTCAACTCGCGCCGTTCGTCGGTCTGCTTCAACTGGGAGCGCGGCTATTGCGGCGGAGAGAGCCGGCCCTGA
- a CDS encoding rhomboid family intramembrane serine protease: MTQRPGEWPVSAPPRARREGLSATAALVGSVTFVGVLWLVEGLDTLLGNRLDAEGIEPMDPDGLSGILFAPLLHGGWAHLVANSVPLLVLGFLLLLSGIRRWLLVTAVVWAVAGLGTWLTGGPGTIHIGASGLVFGWLVYLIVRGLFSRRPGQIALGLFVLVVYGGLLWGALPGQAGVSWQGHLFGAVGGGLAAYWFASGDRRRAAAPAAHTLRRY; this comes from the coding sequence ATGACCCAGCGTCCCGGCGAGTGGCCCGTTTCGGCGCCTCCGCGGGCGCGGCGCGAGGGCCTGAGCGCGACCGCGGCGCTGGTCGGCAGCGTCACGTTCGTGGGCGTCCTCTGGCTGGTCGAGGGACTCGACACGCTCCTCGGCAACCGCCTGGACGCCGAGGGCATCGAGCCGATGGACCCCGACGGCCTGAGCGGCATCCTGTTCGCGCCGCTGCTGCACGGGGGCTGGGCGCATCTGGTCGCCAACAGCGTGCCGCTGCTCGTGCTCGGCTTCCTGCTCCTGCTCTCCGGGATCCGGCGGTGGCTGCTGGTGACCGCCGTGGTGTGGGCGGTCGCCGGGCTGGGCACCTGGCTCACCGGCGGCCCCGGCACCATCCACATCGGCGCGTCCGGCCTGGTCTTCGGGTGGCTGGTGTACCTGATCGTGCGGGGCCTCTTCAGCCGCCGCCCGGGCCAGATCGCCCTCGGCCTGTTCGTCCTCGTCGTGTACGGCGGCCTGCTGTGGGGCGCCCTCCCCGGCCAGGCGGGCGTCTCCTGGCAGGGGCACCTCTTCGGGGCCGTCGGCGGCGGGTTGGCGGCGTACTGGTTCGCCTCCGGCGACCGGCGGCGCGCCGCCGCCCCCGCCGCTCACACGTTGCGGCGGTATTGA
- a CDS encoding methylmalonyl-CoA mutase family protein — translation MADQTDLHVPRHPVRLVTASSLFDGHDASINIMRRIFQSQGCEVVHLGHNRSVQEVVDAALEEDVQGVAVSSYQGGHIEYFEYLVESLRAQGADHVKVVGGGGGVIVPKEVTRLRESGVTIFSPEDGQRMGLVGMINSVVADCDFDLWDTKPVTAEQVLSGDRFAVARAITGAEEGRLDEAMRAEIAAAAGRRTVPVLGITGTGGSGKSSLTDELVRRFRVDQQDKLRVAVLAVDPTRRKGGGALLGDRIRANSLDGDRVFFRSLATRGAHEVPEHLPTVVEVLKAAGFDLVIVETPGIGQGDAGIVPLVDHSMYVMTPEFGAASQLEKIDMLDFADTVAINKFERRGAEDALRDVGRQLVRNREAFGKRPEDMPVYGTSAATFNDDGVTALYQHLRGELGEAGLPLVEGTLPHVDVRHSSGIRQVVPTDRVRYLSEITETVRGYHAETERLAEAARNLQRAQWVADQLVSTSSTDEPGGSTDEPGGSTDEPGGSTDGHGGSTDDEVVSTSSTDDGVQQLVERLAKEVPAEVTDQIAAWPAVVESYSGDEHTFSVRGREVRVPLTRETLSGNRVPRVALPRFTDHGELVSFWRRENLPGAYPFTAGVFPFKRDGEDPARMFAGEGDPFRTNRRFKYLSRGSEATRLSTAFDSVTLYGRDPDERPDVYGKVGTSGVSVATLDDMKALYDGFDLVDPTTSVSMTINGPAPTVLAFFLNTAIDQQIDAFREKEGREPNDDERAQLAAYALANVRGTVQADILKEDQGQNTCLFSTEFSLRMMADIQEWFIENGVRNFYSVSISGYHIAEAGANPISQLAFTLANGFTYVEAYLARGMDIDDFAPNLSFFFSNGMDPEYSVLGRVARRIWAIAMKERYGAGERSQKLKYHVQTSGRSLHAQEMDFNDIRTTLQALIAIYDNANSLHTNAYDEAVTTPTEESVRRALAIQLIINREWGLAMNENPLQGSFIIDELTDLVEEAVLTEFDRINERGGVLGAMETGYQRGRIQDESMLYEHRKHDGSLPIIGVNTFVKESAGDAQPTEIELARATEEEKASQLTRVHDFQSAHAAEATEALARLKDAAVSGENVFAVLMDAARVCSLQQVTEAFFEVGGQYRRNV, via the coding sequence ATGGCCGACCAGACCGACCTGCACGTCCCGCGGCACCCCGTCCGCCTCGTCACCGCGTCCAGCCTCTTCGACGGCCACGACGCGTCGATCAACATCATGCGGCGGATCTTCCAGTCCCAGGGGTGCGAGGTCGTCCACCTGGGCCACAACCGGTCGGTGCAGGAGGTCGTGGACGCCGCGCTGGAGGAGGACGTCCAGGGCGTCGCGGTCTCCTCCTACCAGGGCGGCCACATCGAGTACTTCGAGTACCTCGTGGAGTCGCTGCGCGCCCAGGGCGCCGACCACGTCAAGGTCGTCGGCGGTGGCGGCGGCGTGATCGTGCCCAAGGAGGTCACCCGGCTGCGCGAGTCCGGCGTGACCATCTTCTCCCCCGAGGACGGGCAGAGGATGGGGCTGGTCGGGATGATCAACTCCGTGGTCGCCGACTGCGACTTCGACCTGTGGGACACCAAGCCGGTCACCGCCGAGCAGGTGCTCTCCGGCGACCGGTTCGCCGTCGCCCGCGCGATCACCGGGGCCGAGGAGGGCCGGCTGGACGAGGCGATGCGCGCGGAGATCGCGGCCGCCGCGGGCCGCCGTACCGTCCCCGTCCTCGGCATCACCGGCACCGGCGGCTCCGGCAAGTCCTCCCTCACCGACGAGTTGGTACGGCGCTTCCGCGTGGACCAGCAGGACAAGCTGCGGGTCGCCGTGCTCGCCGTCGACCCGACCCGGCGCAAGGGCGGCGGGGCGCTGCTCGGCGACCGGATCCGCGCCAACAGCCTGGACGGGGACCGGGTGTTCTTCCGCAGCCTGGCCACCCGCGGCGCGCACGAGGTGCCCGAGCACCTGCCGACCGTGGTCGAGGTGCTCAAGGCGGCGGGCTTCGACCTGGTGATCGTCGAGACCCCGGGCATCGGGCAGGGCGACGCCGGCATCGTGCCGCTGGTCGACCACTCGATGTATGTCATGACGCCGGAGTTCGGCGCCGCCTCCCAGCTGGAGAAGATCGACATGCTCGACTTCGCCGACACGGTGGCGATCAACAAGTTCGAGCGCCGCGGCGCCGAGGACGCGCTGCGCGACGTGGGCCGGCAGCTGGTGCGCAACCGCGAGGCCTTCGGCAAGCGCCCCGAGGACATGCCGGTCTACGGCACCAGCGCCGCCACCTTCAACGACGACGGCGTCACCGCGCTCTACCAGCACCTGCGCGGCGAGCTGGGCGAGGCCGGGCTCCCGCTGGTCGAGGGCACCCTCCCCCACGTCGACGTCCGGCACTCCTCCGGGATCCGCCAGGTCGTCCCGACCGACCGGGTGCGCTACCTCTCCGAGATCACCGAGACAGTGCGGGGCTACCACGCCGAGACCGAGCGGCTGGCCGAGGCGGCGCGGAACCTGCAGCGGGCGCAGTGGGTGGCCGACCAGCTGGTCTCGACAAGCTCGACCGACGAACCAGGCGGCTCGACCGACGAACCAGGCGGCTCGACCGACGAACCAGGCGGCTCGACCGACGGGCACGGCGGCTCGACCGACGACGAGGTGGTCTCGACAAGCTCGACCGACGATGGGGTGCAGCAGCTGGTGGAGCGGCTGGCCAAGGAGGTCCCGGCCGAGGTGACCGACCAGATCGCGGCCTGGCCCGCGGTGGTGGAGTCCTACTCCGGCGACGAGCACACGTTCTCCGTGCGCGGCCGGGAGGTGCGGGTCCCGCTGACCCGCGAGACCCTCTCCGGCAACCGCGTCCCGCGGGTCGCGCTCCCCCGCTTCACCGACCACGGCGAGCTGGTCTCGTTCTGGCGTCGGGAGAACCTCCCCGGCGCCTACCCGTTCACCGCGGGGGTGTTCCCGTTCAAGCGCGACGGCGAGGACCCGGCCCGGATGTTCGCCGGCGAGGGCGACCCGTTCCGCACCAACCGCCGCTTCAAGTACCTCTCCCGCGGCAGCGAGGCCACCCGGCTCTCCACCGCGTTCGACTCGGTCACGCTCTACGGCCGCGACCCCGACGAGCGCCCCGACGTCTACGGCAAGGTCGGCACCTCCGGCGTGAGCGTGGCGACCCTGGACGACATGAAGGCGCTCTACGACGGCTTCGATCTGGTCGACCCGACGACCAGCGTGTCGATGACGATCAACGGCCCTGCGCCCACGGTGCTGGCGTTCTTCCTCAACACCGCGATCGACCAGCAGATCGACGCCTTCCGGGAGAAGGAGGGCCGCGAGCCGAACGACGACGAGCGCGCCCAGCTGGCGGCGTACGCCCTGGCGAACGTCCGCGGCACCGTGCAGGCCGACATCCTCAAGGAGGATCAGGGGCAGAACACCTGCCTGTTCTCCACCGAGTTCTCGCTGCGGATGATGGCCGACATCCAGGAGTGGTTCATCGAGAACGGCGTGCGCAACTTCTACTCCGTCTCGATCTCCGGCTACCACATCGCCGAGGCCGGGGCGAACCCGATCAGCCAGCTGGCGTTCACCCTGGCCAACGGCTTCACCTACGTCGAGGCCTACCTCGCGCGCGGCATGGACATCGACGACTTCGCGCCGAACCTGTCCTTCTTCTTCTCCAACGGGATGGACCCGGAGTACTCCGTCCTCGGGCGGGTCGCGCGCCGCATCTGGGCGATCGCGATGAAGGAGAGGTACGGCGCCGGCGAGCGCTCGCAGAAGCTGAAGTACCACGTCCAGACCTCGGGCCGCTCCCTGCACGCCCAGGAGATGGACTTCAACGACATCCGCACCACGCTGCAGGCGCTGATCGCGATCTACGACAACGCCAACAGCCTGCACACCAACGCCTACGACGAGGCGGTGACCACCCCGACCGAGGAGTCGGTGCGTCGCGCCCTGGCGATCCAGCTGATCATCAACCGGGAGTGGGGCCTGGCGATGAACGAGAACCCGCTCCAGGGGTCGTTCATCATCGACGAGCTCACCGACCTGGTCGAGGAGGCCGTGCTCACCGAGTTCGACCGGATCAACGAGCGCGGCGGCGTGCTCGGCGCGATGGAGACCGGCTACCAGCGCGGGCGGATCCAGGACGAGTCGATGCTCTACGAGCACCGCAAGCACGACGGGTCGCTGCCGATCATCGGGGTGAACACCTTCGTCAAGGAGTCCGCGGGAGATGCGCAGCCGACCGAGATCGAGCTGGCCCGCGCGACCGAGGAGGAGAAGGCCTCCCAGCTGACCCGGGTGCACGACTTCCAGTCCGCGCACGCCGCCGAGGCCACCGAGGCGCTGGCCCGGCTCAAGGACGCCGCGGTCTCCGGCGAGAACGTGTTCGCGGTCCTCATGGACGCCGCCCGGGTGTGCTCGCTGCAGCAGGTGACCGAGGCGTTCTTCGAGGTCGGCGGTCAATACCGCCGCAACGTGTGA
- a CDS encoding acyl-CoA dehydrogenase family protein produces the protein MTARRTLPTPEATDLIKLVRELATNELLPRAADDERTETFPRDVFTLLGRTGLLGLPYPEEYGGGGQPYEVYLQVLEEIGAVWASVGVGVSVHALSCFGLAEFGSEEQRERWLPDMLGGELLGAYCLSEAHAGSDPAAMRATAKRDGDDYVLRGAKAWTTHGGHADFYKVMARTSDDRGGISCFLVPADAEGLSADAPEKKMGLTGSATATMRLDDVRVPAERRLGAEGDGLRIALAGLDSGRLGIAAVATGLAQGALDHAVAYAKERETFGTPIIDHQGLAFVLADMEAAVQVARATYLHAARLKDAGLPFSREASIAKLTATDNAMKVTTDAVQVFGGYGYTRDFPVERFMREAKVMQIFEGTNQIQRMVISRGLGKDNTGEIRTLPTR, from the coding sequence ATGACTGCACGCCGTACCCTCCCCACCCCGGAGGCGACCGACCTGATCAAGCTGGTCCGCGAGCTCGCCACGAACGAGCTGCTGCCCCGCGCCGCCGACGACGAGCGCACGGAGACCTTCCCGCGCGACGTCTTCACCCTGCTCGGCCGGACCGGCCTGCTGGGCCTGCCCTACCCCGAGGAGTACGGCGGGGGCGGGCAGCCCTACGAGGTCTATCTCCAGGTGCTGGAGGAGATCGGCGCGGTGTGGGCGTCGGTGGGCGTCGGGGTCTCGGTGCACGCGCTCTCCTGCTTCGGGCTCGCCGAGTTCGGCAGCGAGGAGCAGCGCGAGCGGTGGCTCCCCGACATGCTCGGCGGGGAGCTCCTCGGCGCCTACTGCCTGTCGGAGGCGCACGCCGGCTCCGACCCCGCCGCGATGCGCGCCACGGCGAAGCGGGACGGCGACGACTACGTCCTGCGCGGCGCCAAGGCGTGGACGACCCACGGCGGGCACGCGGACTTCTACAAGGTGATGGCCCGGACCTCCGACGACCGGGGCGGCATCTCCTGCTTCCTGGTCCCCGCTGACGCCGAGGGGCTCTCGGCCGACGCCCCGGAGAAGAAGATGGGGCTGACCGGCTCGGCCACCGCGACGATGCGCCTCGACGACGTGCGGGTACCGGCCGAGCGACGGCTCGGCGCGGAGGGCGACGGGCTCCGGATCGCCCTCGCCGGCCTGGACTCCGGCCGCCTCGGCATCGCCGCCGTCGCGACCGGGCTGGCCCAGGGGGCGCTCGACCACGCGGTGGCCTACGCCAAGGAGCGCGAGACCTTCGGCACCCCGATCATCGACCACCAGGGCCTGGCGTTCGTGCTGGCCGACATGGAGGCCGCGGTCCAGGTCGCGCGGGCGACGTACCTCCACGCCGCCCGGCTCAAGGACGCCGGGCTGCCGTTCTCCCGCGAGGCGTCGATCGCGAAGCTGACCGCGACCGACAACGCGATGAAGGTGACCACCGACGCCGTGCAGGTCTTCGGCGGCTACGGCTACACCCGCGACTTCCCGGTCGAGCGCTTCATGCGGGAGGCGAAGGTGATGCAGATCTTCGAGGGCACCAACCAGATCCAGCGGATGGTGATCTCCCGGGGGCTGGGCAAGGACAACACCGGCGAGATCCGCACCCTGCCCACCCGCTGA
- a CDS encoding glycine betaine ABC transporter substrate-binding protein gives MTIRTRVVGCIAGLIAALMLAGCGLGTAGGYVPSGKLAGPLREYSGSLDGASISVGSKNFNENIILGKMAIILFRAAGADVADLTNIPGSNAARQAEIEGQINAMWEYTGTGWISYLGHDKPIPDEQRQYEAVRDEDLKRYDLLWLPPAPMNNTYGFAVTQESARKYGLKTLSDIKKVPVDERTFCIESEFASRSDGLPGMLKTYGIPLGDPQGVPDDNIKTYQTGAIYNATAKGDCVFGEVFTTDGRILALDLVVLEDDKKYFPLYNVSLVISKELADQEPSVAEIIAPVTEKLTNEVLLDLNAQVDVEGKEPAEVAYDWLVKEGFIRQ, from the coding sequence ATGACGATCCGCACACGCGTCGTGGGGTGCATCGCCGGCCTGATCGCCGCCCTCATGCTGGCCGGCTGCGGCCTCGGCACCGCCGGCGGCTACGTCCCCTCCGGCAAGCTCGCCGGCCCGCTGCGGGAGTACTCCGGCAGCCTGGACGGCGCCTCGATCAGCGTCGGCTCGAAGAACTTCAACGAGAACATCATCCTGGGCAAGATGGCGATCATCCTGTTCCGCGCCGCCGGGGCCGACGTCGCCGACCTGACCAACATCCCCGGCTCGAACGCCGCCCGGCAGGCCGAGATCGAGGGCCAGATCAACGCCATGTGGGAGTACACCGGCACCGGCTGGATCTCCTACCTCGGCCACGACAAGCCGATCCCGGACGAGCAGAGGCAGTACGAGGCGGTCCGCGACGAGGACCTCAAGCGCTACGACCTGCTCTGGCTGCCGCCCGCCCCGATGAACAACACCTACGGCTTCGCGGTCACCCAGGAGAGCGCGAGGAAGTACGGCCTGAAGACCCTGTCGGACATCAAGAAGGTGCCCGTCGACGAGCGGACCTTCTGCATCGAGTCCGAGTTCGCCAGCCGCTCTGACGGCCTGCCCGGGATGCTCAAGACCTACGGCATCCCTCTGGGCGACCCGCAGGGCGTGCCCGACGACAACATCAAGACCTACCAGACCGGCGCGATCTACAACGCCACCGCCAAGGGCGACTGCGTCTTCGGCGAGGTCTTCACCACCGACGGCCGGATCCTCGCCCTGGACCTGGTGGTGCTGGAGGACGACAAGAAGTACTTCCCGCTCTACAACGTCTCCCTGGTGATCAGCAAGGAGCTGGCCGACCAGGAGCCGTCGGTGGCGGAGATCATCGCGCCGGTGACCGAGAAGCTCACCAACGAGGTGCTGCTGGACCTGAACGCCCAGGTGGACGTCGAGGGCAAGGAGCCCGCCGAGGTCGCCTACGATTGGCTGGTGAAGGAAGGCTTCATCCGTCAGTGA
- a CDS encoding ABC transporter permease has product MSTLQERPAADRAQDPVDEPLEVSGGAAEESELDRQYRRERLLMLVVPPIVVALVLGGWVWWRQTATLDTAEANALAWSQVRKLTWQHIELTAVASLLVVLLAIPLGIMLTRGKLKRFAPIVVGIANAGQAAPSIGLIALFFLWLGGGFWTAIIALTLYGLLPVLRNTITGLQGVDPTLVEAARGMGMSSFGALMRVELPLAMPVIMSGVRTALVLVCGTASLAFLIAGGGLGVMLNTGITLFRFSVMVSAALLIAVLALTIEWVGRLLEIALRPRGI; this is encoded by the coding sequence ATGAGCACGCTGCAGGAGCGCCCAGCGGCCGACCGCGCCCAGGACCCCGTCGACGAGCCGCTGGAGGTGAGCGGCGGCGCCGCCGAGGAGAGCGAGCTCGACCGGCAGTACCGTCGCGAGCGGCTGCTCATGCTGGTCGTCCCGCCGATCGTGGTCGCCCTGGTGCTGGGCGGCTGGGTCTGGTGGCGGCAGACCGCGACACTCGACACCGCCGAGGCCAACGCGCTCGCGTGGTCGCAGGTCCGCAAGCTCACCTGGCAGCACATCGAGCTGACCGCGGTCGCCTCGCTCCTGGTGGTGCTGCTGGCGATCCCGCTGGGCATCATGCTCACCCGGGGGAAGCTCAAGCGGTTCGCCCCGATCGTGGTCGGCATCGCCAACGCCGGCCAGGCCGCCCCGTCGATCGGCCTGATCGCGCTGTTCTTCCTGTGGCTGGGTGGCGGCTTCTGGACGGCGATCATCGCGCTCACCCTCTACGGCCTGCTGCCGGTGCTGCGCAACACCATCACCGGCCTGCAGGGCGTCGACCCGACCCTGGTCGAGGCCGCGCGGGGGATGGGCATGAGCTCCTTCGGCGCGTTGATGCGGGTCGAGCTGCCCCTCGCGATGCCGGTGATCATGTCCGGTGTGCGCACCGCGCTGGTGCTGGTCTGCGGCACCGCGTCGCTGGCCTTCCTCATCGCCGGCGGCGGGCTGGGCGTCATGCTCAACACCGGCATCACCCTGTTCCGCTTCTCGGTGATGGTGAGCGCCGCGCTGCTGATCGCCGTCCTCGCCCTCACCATCGAGTGGGTCGGGCGCCTCCTGGAGATCGCGCTCCGGCCGAGGGGGATCTGA
- a CDS encoding type 1 glutamine amidotransferase domain-containing protein translates to MSKKIAFLTASEGIEAVELTEPWKAVTDAGHTAELLSPQSGEVQLFDHLDKGETRPVDKEVSKASVDEYDALVLPGGVANPDALRTDSDAVAFVRDFVASGKPVASICHAPWTLVEADVVKGKRLASWPSLQTDIRNAGGTWVDEEVVTDGNLISSRNPDDLPAFNQAILDALGEQ, encoded by the coding sequence ATGAGCAAGAAGATCGCATTCCTGACGGCATCCGAGGGCATCGAGGCCGTCGAGTTGACCGAGCCCTGGAAGGCGGTGACCGACGCGGGGCACACCGCCGAGCTCCTCTCGCCGCAGTCCGGCGAGGTGCAGCTCTTCGACCACCTGGACAAGGGCGAGACCCGTCCCGTGGACAAGGAGGTGTCGAAGGCGTCGGTCGACGAGTACGACGCCCTCGTGCTCCCCGGCGGCGTCGCCAACCCCGACGCGCTGCGGACCGACAGTGACGCGGTGGCCTTCGTGCGCGACTTCGTCGCCTCGGGCAAGCCCGTCGCGTCGATCTGCCACGCCCCGTGGACTCTCGTCGAGGCCGATGTGGTCAAGGGCAAGCGGCTCGCGTCCTGGCCCAGCCTGCAGACCGACATCCGCAACGCCGGCGGCACCTGGGTCGACGAGGAGGTCGTCACCGACGGCAACCTCATCTCCAGCCGCAACCCCGACGACCTGCCGGCCTTCAACCAGGCGATCCTGGACGCGCTCGGCGAGCAGTAG